GCGACGTAGCCAGCGGTTGCGTTCCTCTGATGTCTGGTAGGCGATCACGTAGGCCCATTCCGCCAGGATCGTTTTGATAAACCGCTCGGCCTTGCCGTTGGTTTGCGGCGTATAGGGCTTGGTGCGGATGGGTTTCAGATCCAATGCCCGGCAGGCTTTTCGCCAATCCCCTGAGCGGTAGGCGGAGCCGTTATCCGACAGGATCCTCCGGCAGGTGATCCCCTGCTCCGAGAACCAACCGACTGCACGGGCCAGGAATCCAACAGTCGTTGCCCTCTGCTCGTCGGCCAGCACCTCCACATACGCCAGGCGGGTGGCGTCGTCGATGGCGACGTGCACCTTCTCGTAGCCGGCGCCTCGGGAAGAGCCTTGACGACGGTCACCGGTGATCCGGTGACCGACCCGCTCAAACCTGGCCAGCTGTTTTGACGTGACCCCCTTTATCGGTCCAGGGCTTATGAGAGTGGGTGGTCATGGTCATGCTGCAGCTCCTTGTTGAGCTGCCTCCATGGGCGTACGCCCTTGGAGGGCCGAGTGTGGCCTGAGCGTGTTGTACTCCCATCGCCAGCGATCGGCCAGGATCTGAGCCTCCGGGGCTGTGGTGAACAACTCGGTGTTGAGGAACTCATCCCGGAACCGGCCGTTGAACGACTCGGCAAAACCGTTCTCCCACGGGGATCCTGGCTCGATGTAGGCCGTGCTGGTGGTGGTATTGGTCTCACACCAGTCCCGTAGAGCCTGGGCAATGAACTCAGGGCCGTTGTCCGATCGGATGAACGCTGGCGCCGGGTAGAGGCTGGTGAGTTCCTCCAGCACAGTCACCACGTCTTTGGCCTTGCACCGCCTGCCCACCCGGATCGCCAGGCAGAGGCGGCTGTGCTCGTCGATCACGTTCAGGAACTTGAGTCTGCGGCCATCGGCGGTGGCATCGAACTGGAAATCCATGGCCCACACCTGGTGGGGATGCTGGGCCCGGTGACGCCTCACCGAGCCGTCGGCGGGCCGTGCCCGCTTCCGCTTCCTGGGAGTGGGCCGCTGCAGCCCCTCCTCCCGCCAGAGCCGTTGCACCCGCTTGTGGTTCACGGTCCAGCCCTCCCGACGCAGCAGGCGGTAGGCCATGCGGCGGCCCCAGCGGATGTGCTCAGCTGCAATCTCCCTCAGGCGGTGCCGAAGCTTGGTCTCCTCCAGGTCGACGACCTTCCCGCAATGGCGCTGGGTGCTGCGGTGCTGCCCCACAACACGGCAGGCCTGGCGCTCTGATGCCCGGTAACGCTCCTGCAGGACCGTGACGGCCCTGCGACGGCGTTCCGGGCTCAGAAGTTTCCCTCCGCAAGGTCCTTGAGCATCGCCTTCTCCAACTCGGCTTCTGCCAACAACTTCTTGAGCCGGGCGTTCTCCTTCTCCAGCTGCGTCAGCCGGCGGGCCTCCTCGGCCTGCATCCCGCCGTACTGCTGCTTCCAGCGGTGATACGTCGGCTGTGTCACCTCGATGACGCGGCAGACATCGGCGACGGTCTTGCCCTGGGCAATCAGCTGGTCGGCGGTCTTGAGCTTGCGGATGATCTGCTCCGCTGTGTGCCTGGTGCGTTTCATGGTGAAGTCCCCGGCCCAGTCTGGCCGGCTGAGGACTCTCATTCACCCTGGACCAATTCCCGGGGTCCACGTCAGTTTGGTGTCGACATGGATCATGTCGCCAGGCCGCTCCCACTGGTAGCGGCGAACTGGAACCTTGGGTTCAAGATTTCTGAGCCGTCCCAGCCCCAGGGCATTCATCACACGTCCGACGGTCGAGAGGGGCGCCTTGACGGCCCTGGCGATGCGCCGGAGAGTGCAGCGCTGGTGCCGTAGATCCACAGCCTGCTGCAGTTGCTGCGGATCGAGCGTCCGCCGCTGGGTGCGGCGAACACTCCGTCGATCCGCCAGTGCCGTTACGCCGCCATCACGGAAACGCGCCAGCCACTTGTAGGCGCTGCGCAGGCTGATCCCGGCTTGTGCCGCAAGGGCCTTGAGCGGCACGCCCTCATTGAGGTGCCGACGAATCAGGCGTTCCCGACTGATCGGCGTCAGTCGGGCATTGGGGTGGCTATGCATGGGGTGTGAGGTCTTGGGATGGGCGGTGACACCCCGACCCTGGCGACCTCACACCCAATCGTCAGCTGAACAACGTGGTGGGACTACACATCTAAGAGTTTGCAGAAAAAATCTCGTCGCGAGGCGAGTTCTCCCCCTCCGTGACCCAGCCAGCTGGTCATGGCGAGGCGATTATTGGAATGACTCAGGCTCGCTGTGAGTCCCTGATCCTCGGGATTGGTACCTCGCTCGACGCTGAATCTCCTCGCAGGCTCCCATCTCTGGAGAACGGCCTGTTCATGCCATCGCCTCCACAGGCCTGAGCAGGTTGCTCAGGCGGATCAGGTTGTAGGCGATCACATGCAGTCCGAACATGGCACTGACATTGGCCTGGCCGCGCAGCTTGAACTGGCGCAGGCCGCCGAACTGCTTGATCCAGCCGAAAACCTTCTCGATGCCGCGGCGTGCATGGATCGACTTGGCATAGCCCTCATGGCGAGTGGTGCGGCCATCGATGGCGGAGCCGCCGGAGCGTCCTGCGTTCTGGGCGACATGCGGGGTAACGCCGATCCGTCGCATCTCTGCGACGAATCCATGGGTGTCGTAGTTCTTGTCAGCACCGATGGTTTTCTGGTGGTGCCCGGGGAGATCGGCGGCCATCTCCTTGGCCGCATCCCGTTCGCCGTAGCCGTCAGCCTGGGTCACCCGGCAATCCACCACCAGGGCATGGCGGTTGTCCATGAGCACATGCCCCCGGTAGCTGGGCAGGGCCGGGTGAACATTCGACTTGCGGGCCAGAAGAGCGTCGGGATCCGTGCCGGAGCGATGGGTCTTGTTGCTGAGACGCACCCCGCGGAAGTCGCCCTTGGCCCGCTTCCTGCCATCCTTGGCCGCCCCGAATCCCTCGCCAGGGCCTGATGGCGGAGGCGGCGGGTCATCCTCTCCGTCGATTCGCTCCAGGGAGGCATGTGAGGCCCAGGCTTGGAGCAGGGTGCCATCGACGGAGAAGTGTTCATTGCTGAGCAGCGGTTTCACCTCCGGTGCCGCCATCAGCTTCTCCAGGAACCGGCCCATCAACTGCTCGTTGAGCAGCCGCTCACGATTCTTGGTGAACGTGGTCGGATGCCAGATCGGATCGTCAGGACTCAAGCCCACAAACCAGCGGAACAGCAGGTTGTAGTCGAGCTGCTCCAGCAGCAGGCGCTCCGAACGGATCCCGTAGAACGCCTGCAGCAGTGAGGCCAGCAGCAATTGCTCAGGCGGTATCGATGGCCTGCCTTCTGAGGCATAGAGATGGCAGAAGGTGGGATTGAGGCGATCGAGAGCCTGATCCGCCAGCTTGCGAATCCGCCGCAGCGGATGGCCGGCCGGAATCCGCTCCTCGATCGAGACGTAGGAGAACAGTGAGCCTGTGCGCTCCTGCTGACCACGCATCAAGCCTGAGGCGGATACTCCATTTTCGCAGGGGTGGGCGGGTTTTTCAGCGAACTCCTAATCGTCGCCGAACACAGGCTCACCAGTCCCGACTTCTGGCAGAGCCGCAGCACCTGAACAAACAGCCCAGCCAGGGCATGGAGGTGGCGGCGGCGGAAATCGCTGATCCGGCTGTGGTCCGGCTGCTGGTTGCCAGTGAGCACCCGGAATGCAGCGTCCTGCCAGCAGGCCTTCTCGATCTTCCTGGAACTGGGAACTCCGACGCAGTAGGCCTACAGGAGCAGCACCACCAACCGCTGCGCGGAAGATTTCGTCTACATGCTGGGGTCGTAGGCCTTCTCCCCCCGCAGATCCTTCCGCCGGTAGGGGGCATGAATCGCCTCGAGATCCAGCCCAGCCGCCAGATCCAGCAGGAAGAACACCAGGTGGTTCTCCGGCAGCCACTCCACCGGGGACGGTGGCAGCAGCAGCATCCGCTCGGGATTCCAGGGACGGAAGGACTTGGGTTTGACCATGCCCCATTCTCCCGCCCAGACCCGTTGCGGTCACTGGGGTCTG
This portion of the Cyanobium sp. NIES-981 genome encodes:
- a CDS encoding integrase core domain-containing protein is translated as MSPGPIKGVTSKQLARFERVGHRITGDRRQGSSRGAGYEKVHVAIDDATRLAYVEVLADEQRATTVGFLARAVGWFSEQGITCRRILSDNGSAYRSGDWRKACRALDLKPIRTKPYTPQTNGKAERFIKTILAEWAYVIAYQTSEERNRWLRRYLAIYNGNRCHMALGGLTPQQSLQRLLIAE
- a CDS encoding IS3 family transposase (programmed frameshift), with product MKRTRHTAEQIIRKLKTADQLIAQGKTVADVCRVIEVTQPTYHRWKQQYGGMQAEEARRLTQLEKENARLKKLLAEAELEKAMLKDLGGGKLLSPERRRRAVTVLQERYRASERQACRVVGQHRSTQRHCGKVVDLEETKLRHRLREIAAEHIRWGRRMAYRLLRREGWTVNHKRVQRLWREEGLQRPTPRKRKRARPADGSVRRHRAQHPHQVWAMDFQFDATADGRRLKFLNVIDEHSRLCLAIRVGRRCKAKDVVTVLEELTSLYPAPAFIRSDNGPEFIAQALRDWCETNTTTSTAYIEPGSPWENGFAESFNGRFRDEFLNTELFTTAPEAQILADRWRWEYNTLRPHSALQGRTPMEAAQQGAAA
- a CDS encoding leucine zipper domain-containing protein yields the protein MHSHPNARLTPISRERLIRRHLNEGVPLKALAAQAGISLRSAYKWLARFRDGGVTALADRRSVRRTQRRTLDPQQLQQAVDLRHQRCTLRRIARAVKAPLSTVGRVMNALGLGRLRNLEPKVPVRRYQWERPGDMIHVDTKLTWTPGIGPG
- a CDS encoding IS5 family transposase, which gives rise to MRGQQERTGSLFSYVSIEERIPAGHPLRRIRKLADQALDRLNPTFCHLYASEGRPSIPPEQLLLASLLQAFYGIRSERLLLEQLDYNLLFRWFVGLSPDDPIWHPTTFTKNRERLLNEQLMGRFLEKLMAAPEVKPLLSNEHFSVDGTLLQAWASHASLERIDGEDDPPPPPSGPGEGFGAAKDGRKRAKGDFRGVRLSNKTHRSGTDPDALLARKSNVHPALPSYRGHVLMDNRHALVVDCRVTQADGYGERDAAKEMAADLPGHHQKTIGADKNYDTHGFVAEMRRIGVTPHVAQNAGRSGGSAIDGRTTRHEGYAKSIHARRGIEKVFGWIKQFGGLRQFKLRGQANVSAMFGLHVIAYNLIRLSNLLRPVEAMA